DNA sequence from the Spodoptera frugiperda isolate SF20-4 chromosome 15, AGI-APGP_CSIRO_Sfru_2.0, whole genome shotgun sequence genome:
tGACACACTAATTATGATAAAGGCGATATAATAATTACGTAAGCAGGTTGTGTCCAACCAATTCATCACCATAAGTCATTAATCTAGAATCTAGTCTAGAtatttagcaaaaataaataagttcccGGAATCGGATGTAGGGCGGATGTACACATTTACCTACTTTATTAGATAAAACTGCatagataattaaaataaatcgttgaAACTGTAAATGCCTAGGTATAATAGAGATATAGGAAGAAGGCTCAAGGTTCGAGCCAGGAAAGCAACTTCCTATTTTAGTCCATTCACCAACAATGCATTTGTTTTGTACGAGAACATTGATTTCTTTGGGGCAAAAAACGAAGCGGAACtgtttacctaaataaataaataaacagctttAATACTTAGGTAATTATAGGTAGGTGTGCTagataattagataaaaaaatataagataagTGCACCTATCTGTACCTACAGATAAAAATGTGGTAGATAGTGCACCTGCACACTAAACAAGGAGTTGTGCATGataaattaatacctatatGATGTACAGAACCGTATAATCCTTAAGGCAAACTAGACACATGTCTAGGGTACCAGGTATAACCTGGTTTGTGTTTGAAAACGATAGAGCATCCCATCTAAAACAATCGAATATCCTCAGTGACTTTTGAGCTTTACTCGATTACTTTTGAGCGTTACTCGAAAACTAATAGGTATGTATTAGTAGTCGttttttgtaaacttttctCAAGCCCCTAAAATAGCATGAGCGAAGATGCATGGAAAATGTGTAATAAAGGGACTTTATCTCAATAGGTAGATGTTAGGGTTGGTAATAGCTTAACCGACACACACatgggtattttttatttacatatggtAGGAAATATTCTTACATTTTCAGACATATCTAGATTTCAGATATTGTAtgatgtattatattataggtgTCTATATAATATAGCTGCTAATAGCTGGCTAATTGTGGCCTCCATTCAATAAAAGTACACCTATAAATATCCTAACCACTTTTGTCCTACCAAGTATTCGAATAATGAGACAGTCTCACTTCGAATtccatttcaaaatatatttgactATTCTAAAGCTAAGAGCGGGAGCCATTTGCCGCAAATAAAAGGCACCCACCTAATTATAAGTCGCGCCACAGACCGCAGGCTACAAGTCGAACTGAAAATTAAATCAAGCTTTAAACTGCTAACAAGGGAGGTTACTGTTATGGTGTATTATTTCGGATCTGGATACGGATAAAAATataggaataattctttcatgtGTCTCGGAAGAGGTACTTTCCAAGGTCTTGAGTTGGATTCCCTGGGTTGGGTGATGAAGAAATATTGAGGTTTTCAGTTATTCGAATATCTAATGAGattaccctctattacatggggttcataacataactgatgaatAATGTATTCTTGTCATAGCCTTCGAGGATACAAACTGGTGACGGTGATATTATCTCTTTAAAATAccaagtataataatatgaagaaaaaaacaaaataataaaaatatctactccTAGTCATCATTAACAAGTCTAATTGAGATTCCATATTCGAAAATAACAGAAATTTTCACAACGGATTCAGTTACGGTTATGGAATTCTAAAACAACATCCCTAGCCGTGAACTGGTAAAGTTATACCTCCTCCAATCAACAGCGTTCACGTAAATATTAGAAAACAATTTGCCGTTACAAAGTTATGGATCCATTTCATAGTTTGCAGAAATCAATTTATTACTTCGACTCCTGAAGTTCGGTTCAAATTGCGGTTTGTAGCAAAAACGGGCACAAATTATCAACAACTAAACCCAAAGGTTttatagtgtttatttattgatgttgtgttttggaaaattaaagGAAATAGAATCCATACCATAGAACTGAGTAAAACTGTCACAGTTTTAATATGATCCACACTACCCATTATATTAACGAGTTTTGCTTTCTGGCCGCAGCATTAACTGCGTGGTCAAGTCTTTATTACTCTCTACTTCTCCTAGCTTCTTATCTACAGACACAAAAGATCATACATTTCttctataaaaagaaaagaaataaagtacacttttgtatttataataagtgCTTGCCAAAGACTGGCATGGTAGACTAGGCATAAAATACTAGGTACTGCTAGGTCTTTGGGTTAATCCTGCGATTCGAAAAAAGTAGATACCGGCAGGTAAGTATTGAGTAGTAATTGTAAATCCTGATAATCACTGTTAATAcgacgaaaaaaaaacacttttcatattcttttattttctgtGTGATGTTAATCCTTTTTTGTTAGGTGCCTGTTGAAGGAAACTACCTGCTATATTTATCCAGTCAACTTTGCTAATGTAGTTAGCTGTGAAAACCGCTTAGCTACCTATTTATTTCCTTCAATAAGGTCTATATTTTGATTGCGTAATACCTTACCAATCTACAAGGATATATGACATGAGAAAACAATTTATCATCATACATCACTGACCGAATTATTCGCTTCTACTTGATCCTAATAAATTGTCCGTACTTAGGTACTATTTTCTGTTACTGGACTCCATTAATTTTAGCAAccaatatattatttacctagTCTGTTTAGGATGTCTCCTGTTCAAGTTCCTGCAAAGTTCACATTTAGTAAGTTAATTAACCTTTGTACACCTTTGTACTTATAtgggatccggagctgcgggatATTTagggggtttaccggggctccggcttaaaggaGGAATTGGGTCgattttagacagtaagagtctaacactctccccttctcgcctcacccaaggcgggagaagtcattggatgatttacccctcaAAAAGTACTTATATGAGGATGCATTTATGTCATACTCTTCGctatcttttaaatatttacctcaGAGGTCTCATTTTCGACCAAAACGTGACCGACCCACTGGCTTTCATTCATTCAGGCTCCATTAACAAAGGAATTGATAGAAAACCAAATCTGAGTGCTGCTATAGATGGTTCATTTTAATAACTTCTGTCTTCAACCAAAAGGGTAGCTCTTAGCAGCTAAGTTTGAGTATTAATTCTTAAGAATACGACACTAAATCAACTCAAAACTTTCAGTCGGAAATGGAAAAGATTTAACTAAAACTGGAGACGTAATTAAGATAAGAAAACTTAAAACTTGGAGAGTATTAAAAGGCAGAATTAGATCGATCGTCGACCCTCTCTCCAACTAATAGgtattcaaatataatttgtgGAAATAACTCTTTCTTCTCGCACTTAGAAAGAGAAACTTGTTTCCCAAAAAAGCAAGTACCTATTACTGTCGTAATCAGAGTCATTGATTATTTATCCcagcccttagcaattgttttcgatacaaaatcgttactaaggaattgtttagtGTATTAGTTTAATACGAAAATTTAGGTTACAGAAAAATAGAGAATACACTCATTTAAATCGGTTACGTGCTAAAAATCAACGATCGTCAGAATTAGAATATTGCATTATATCCcactatatattttattatatttttaaatgagtcAGGATTTACTGCATTATAATGAAAGGCATGTTAGCTGGGTAACCCTAAAAAGGGGTTACCAGAACAagtttgtaacaaaaaatatcctTATTCATGTAACACAAACCATTTTGATTGATTGTTCAAAATACGTTCTTCAAACTAATTAACAAACTTAACCACACACATTATATTCTCTACAGTTATTCTATAACAATGTGACAACAATATGATATCAAGATTCCATTTAACTGTTTGAGACTTAATTATCTAAGCaagttagttaattattatttggctAATGATTACTAACTGTCAGACATAACTTCAAGATCTCTGTGGAGTCCTTGGCTGTAGTCTGTTGGATTGACTAATTCAATTAGATTCGTACATTAGCCTCGACCTCGTGTACATTGTCTTATTGTCTACATTTGTTCTGTCATTAATGCAATATTCATCTTGGAGGACAATTTAATTGTAATCTAGAGATGAAGTAGATAGAACTTCGCTTGATAGGATACCTTGACTTGTTGATTGCATCGTTGCGCGTTTGTTTATTGTGAGACAACTGGAGACCATAAGGTCTCCATGTTGGGTGGAAAAGGAGTTTAACATGGTCCAGGTACTAATTTCTAAATTGGGAATACCTATTCCTTTTCTATTTTCCATAAGAACGATatcctaacaataacaaacaataacaagcaattagcgaaatcggtccagtcattccacagatttgcgcttagcaacgcgttttacatttatatttagatacattaccgttaaaattaatttaaagttaaagcAAACCAATTGAATGACACACAATGAATACTTATTTGCAAGTacttaataataagtatttattaaattcgTCAAACAAACCAACTTGGACAGTAATGACGAGAAttgtcaaattaatttaaattaagaccaaCCCTGTGTTTGCTTGGAGTCCGAAACAGTGGAAGATCATTTGTAAAGAGGGGGTCAGGGTTAATTTTGTACATAGCGATGTCGACAATACAAAGTGGGCTATTAACGTCCTGCAGGGTAATTGAATCATCCGTCAGTTGCCATGTCGTGGAGAGTTACAGCATTATGGACACGTTTCTCGGAATAATTAAGACATGTAAGCATTTCATATGTATGGTGACGAATTTGCATTAAACAAGTTAAAATAAGTGCTAGTTGGACCATAAAACGGGACTTGTTTTAGTCACTTTTGCACGTTTATGAAAAAGTTCAGAGGTATTCATGCTAATCGATTAGAATTAAAATAcgaaaacttttgttttttttttccatttCCATAAATTCACTTCGGCATATGGTCTGTTAAAAAATCCGCTTAAATACATAAGATACCTGTAACAACAATGGAGTCTGTTCTTACATTTATCACTTATTCCTCGCTCACGTCTTATACATACATCAAATATATCACATGAGTCTGTGAGCAACATCTGCAACTGTCGTATTGTGCTCATGACTTGATAATGAGCGGCGTATCTTGTTAATCAGATCTGTCCGTGACGTCATCTCGAAACGTGGGTGTCCAGAACACAAGGATGGTTGAATTGGTGAAGTGTTAGCGTTTATTACATTAAGAATTTGCTTATAATGGCTAAGAAGTATAATGGTgtacataaatacttattacttagTCGTTACCATAAACAAAGGTTAacgtttgtattttttgttcttattttttagCTCTTTTTTTTAGCTATAACACGTTTTATATAGAAGCGGGCACGTGGTTGTAAGAATTCAGTACAAACTTGCGTATACAGAgtgtagttaataaataaaaggtgtATTGCAAGAAAAACCACAGTAGCAATGAGATCGTTGTGCTAGCAAACAGCGCATTTTGTTAGGGGCACGGAGTCACGGCACGCCTGAATATTTTAGAGCACCAACGCTGAGATTTAACTCGAGCTGTGTATTACTTGCAGTGTAACTGTTGGCAATGGCGCCATGTTGTatgtttttacaacaaaaacacCGCAAGTTTGCTGTATGGTTGGGCAAATGTGAAATAATGATGTTGTTTGTTATGGTCGTTCCATGTTTGTGTGTTGACGTTTCTCTGGCTTACATGTTAATGTATGTTTTTTCATTTTCCTTCTAACCTTACGACcatattaacaataaatactgGTGCTTTAGATAAACGTACCTATATATCAGGAATCCAAACCTAAAGTTCTGTATCCAGAAGTTCAGTATCTACATTTGAGCACACTCTTCGAACTGTCGCAGTCAACGAGCCAGACATCAGAGGTTGATCAAAGAAGGAATTTAATATCAaagattttgtttatcttttgtcATCTTTAGGCAGATGCTTCATCGTAGAAATGAGAACGCAATGCTCTGATGGTTGAAACACAACAAAAGAACGTCTCACAAAAATACAAGCGAGATATTTCATGATAAGTGGAAGGTGAGAAAGTACACTGAAAAAGTTATTGTTCAAAATAATACCTACTCCTTAGTATTTCATCCCAGCTGCTGGCTAGGGACCTGCAGTAAATATGCACATTAACAtgataaaatggaaataatttaaataaaaaatacgaaaacaTTTTTTGGTTTAAGCAGCTAATTTACGGAGAGAAATTATTTTAGGTAGCTAATGTACCTAACTAGAGACGTTTtttcatttacatattatttcagTAACGAAAAGGCACGTGAGAGAGTAACAGACAGAGCTAAAatgtagatataattataattgtatctttggtatttttttgagaagggaatgtcatccaattacttctcctgccttgggcgcgGCGAGACTGTCAATGAAATGAGTAGATTAGACCAAAGATAAAACCTGTGTGTTgtgctgcggacaacgtaacatgttaccggggctccggctcaaagcaggagaaggaacggggtggtttttagttagtaagagtctagcACTCCCTCCGGCCTCACTCAAGGttggagaagttattggatgatttccccccctcaaaaagggTTTTATTTAACATAGACGCGCTTCCAGTAGTTACCACATTGACAGTACACAGAATCGAAGGTTTCTTGTGTGCTAGAATAGAAGCTGCAATAAcatctatgtataatatagaGTTGTatagtgtacactgtacacccaTTTCCATTCAAATTACATTATGTAAGTACAACATCTCTATGTATATCTCTAATAGTTTCAACAATAAAAGGCATCCCAAAACAATAAGGTTTCTTACTTCTCACGAATTGCTCATAAAAGTATCACCCTTGTTATACGTAATGGTTAAGTACGCACTTACACTGAAAACAATAAGTGGATATTACGAGAGTATGAAATAACGATGGGTCGCAACACTACCTACATTACACCTATATGTTTATGTCCTAGAAATGTTGTAAGTTACAACtctttaaatatataaacagcTTACCTAAGTTTTTCCCAAATGGAAGAATGGCGAGGCAATGAAGCAAGAATATGATGGTTCATAACACGAGCAGACATTAAATATACCTTTTTATATCTGTCATAAAGTGATATTAGATATTTGTTACCTGTTATTTTATGTAACGACacgatttttaattgttatatttatggTTGCTAGTTAATTGTTATGGTGGACTGGAAAGCTATATTGTTATTCGATATATAGAATATGGGTATTGTTATTGTAGCAACATAAtagttaatattatgttatgggTTAGCTTCATCTTCATTTAAGCCTTGCAATGAAACCAATGTAAACTTTCATTACGAGTTCAAGCAATAAGTATTGAACGGACATTCATTCAATATTACCAATAATAGcctctactttttttttaatctgattAAAATTTGAGTAGAAATAAAGTAACTGACCACCCAGAAGTTGTTTGGACTATGTGAGTTcagtaggctgtgcgacgtcTCATGATGAGGAATCCCTctgtctcgaaactagtagagcttttctctattaacaatacgtgagtataccgtggtttttaattaatttattgtgagTTTTTgtcctatttccttttaatagcttacaatatttattacctaGGTAATACTGTAAGCTTTTAAACTGCTCACCCTCACTTGTCTGTATCGTTTATTGAATCTTGATATGTATTCAATACTACAGATATAGAAGtcaatacacaaaaaagcaGTGGTTATGTACGTTGGTGTTTAAACTCCATGGTTGGCTGGGAGCCATCTACGGCTGCCATTGTCCAGTGAACCAAGAGAAAGCTGCCTGCAAAAGCCTATTCACGTAAAATGGTGCCAAATAACACTGATGTATATTCGTATGTGCTACGTGACActctatattattaaaatatacacatatttttttattatttatgaagcTATGTATCTTTAAACATTCAAGCGCATTTTCTGAAAAAATACCTAGGAGCATTGCTATATCGGATGGCAATGTTCATCCTCAGACTGAGGAACGAGGTTACGCATTACGCCGACTAGGCGTTcgcatatatttttaaagtttttaaaagtaGATGATCTCgtgattgtttgtttttgaactGTTAGCAACCAGGTTCTATGTAGGGGTTTACTCATATTCTAGGTACCTATCTTCCTTCCTAGGAAAGTAAACAGTAACTTGATGAGCTCCAAGCGATTACAAAActtaacaaatacaataaaatcgtCAAATCTATTCGAAAGTTTGTAAATTAATTCGTAAATGTTCGAGATCTCTTCCAATTTGAGGTAATTACATTATTTCTGAGCAAAATATGAAACGTCGATggtgaatttaatttaacttgaGCGTTTAACATTTCGCGAGGCATGAAGGTTTAATTAAACGAACCAAAAGTTTATTAGGACGAGGTCagagttttaaatgtaaaagaaatattattattaagtagtttTGGATTGCAcagatgttattttataaactacgTAGGGaattttcagttttaaaactatatttgtTAAGTTGTAAATTATCTTTAAAAGTGTTATTAACGAGTAATAAATATCACACAACTTTCAATCTGGGTAACTTGTTGATTTAGCACAtaagtataacaaaataaaaacaagccgTCCGATTTTATTTTCCACTTCATTCACATAAAATTATGCAGAGGCGGAGCAATTTATTCAATCTGTTTCAATGTGGCAACTCCGAAATTATAAGCATTGTGTACACAGGCGATATATTATACGCGAGTAAAGGCTTACAGTCTAAAGATTGGAGGAGACGGGCGGAGGCAGCAGGCGAAGTACTTTGATTGATGAGTTCGTAgcttatcagaataataattacactAGCTTGCTGCTACCTAATCTAAAAATCTTATTCTTGTTCATTTGCGGTCGTTCAAATAACCCAGGGTTGATTGATCGGGTCTTGTATCGATTATTTGTTGGTGTTCACCGACTTCCTATTATTATAGGAAGTTGGTGCTGTCTAGTAAGTTGGCTAATGTCTTTATATTCATTTATCTTTTGTGAGGTATATTGCAGTTTGCTGTAAGAAACCAATTTACCCAGTATTTAGGTATCTATATAAAATGAGAACAACTTTAGCATTTACACTAGTTAAACCTATAAAAGGAACTGACTGTTTCTCCTTGAAAAACTCTATCCGCAATAAGTACTTCTATAATTTGTCCCAACTTTAACCATCGGAGAAAGATTGGGGCCTACCCTAACTGCAGTTTGGGCGTTGATAGCGGATGTCGGCAAGCCGAACAAATGCCGGACTAAAAGAGCCTACATAACTACCCAACTGTTACTAGAGTGCCCCACTGAAACAAATACTGTTGAATTATTTCGTTTTATCACTTCAACAGTAACTTGAATCAAACAGAAACAATAAAGTAACATTTTGCCAATAAGTTTAGTAAAGTTCGGTTTCCACCTGGCGACATCGCCCGCTATCTGAGACCTAAGTTTCAATGATTTATCAATAACATTGCTGGCACCGTACTACGTTAACAACTTGCTTGGTATAATAAACAACAAGTTTCATTTATCAGCCGCCCCGCCGACTTGTTTGGGCCAAAATTCATTAGCTTATCGTGGTATCGGTGTCGCCGTGAACTAATGCCTAATGTCAATATACTACACCACTGTAACTAGGGTTGTCACATTGCTGGTTTTAGCTGAACTTTCCGGCTTTACTGAGTGTATTTCCGGGGTCTGGCCGCAATTCTCCGGCTTAAGCCCCTATACTCCAAGCTAAAACCGCTGTTTGTTTAAGACTGCAATTTCGCCTAAAGAATACGTATTGTTGGCAAGCCTCGTCTTTCTTTGTGCCTAGTTGTTATTTTGGACGTATCTATTATGGCTTGTGAATACATCGGCGGCTATTGAAATCGGTAATTACCTGTACCATCCCTAGCGAAAGTTTAGTAACTTTGGCAGTAAACAAGTTCGGTTCAATTTTAGACCTCTCTATCATCGTGATGGTGCGTTACTcggttaaattattataataattagtgtATGATGTAGATAGCCGTTAtctgaacaaaataattaattgcttTGAGCATTAAGATACATTAGCTAATTGGCAAACGGAGCGAATgtcagttaaatatttaattacgaaCATAATTGTGTTGCTTACACAGGTATTGTTAAATTATGATGAGTcgttaatattatacattattgaAAAGCGGATCTCTTTTTATCTGGCGCGACTGAAGCCGGGACAATTTGGGGGTACACTTTACTGTGGCGAGATGAAATACCGAACAGGATAAGTATTATAATTGCTGGCTCAATCCGGATTACCGCGGGAGCCGGAGTAATGCCGCCTCTTTGTGTCTGAAATTCGTCTTTGTGAGACAACCTTCCCAAACTTAACATCTACAGTTTTATTTCAGCTTTGTGGCGTGGTTTAGGTTTAGCCACATCATTACCTAAACAGACTATGAAACATCAGAACTTCGAGCACATTATGATCACATTACTGTTCTGTGAAAGtgtttaaaagtattatataaAGTACTTTTTGATCCTTAAAATCGTAAAGAATATATTTTGAAGGCACtaaatgtaatatatgtattgaATTTAGGCATGTGAATAGGTAAAAAAAGGcggttttataaaaatataatttattataattaagataaatacATACTTTACTTCTGATCCACTGAACAAAATGCTGGAAAATAATGATGTGAATGATGTTTGATGAGAGAGATAGAGTGAGTGAGAGTGAGGAAAAGAAAGAGAGAGTAAGAATAAATGAGAGAGATGAACTAGAGAAAGGAAAAAAGGAAGAGAAAGCAAGCATGAATGAGAGAGATGAATTAGAAGTAGAAAGAAGTAATAGAtagtgttataaaataaaatagagtaaTATACAATATAGAATATATGACTTAGCGTTCAGGCGCAGTGAGTTCATCCTGTTGGTGTGGAGTAAAACACACTTCGCAAAACATCTTGAATTcctaaaacaatgtaaaaataTGACATTAGAAATGTTAATTGTactcttaataatattaaaaccagAATTCCGTATAATATACAGAGGCTAGcgtacaaaacaataaaagaatcaACAGAAATAGTTAAAATTACATAGATAGATCAACTCATTTTTGAATATGTGACTGACATTACACTTTACATTACTGACATTACACTTTACATTAACAAGATTTTAATTCTTTAGATTAAGCTAAATTATTaaagaaacataaacaaaaaaaaaaaagtaaaataaaagggGGATATATCGCAGAGACACACAAGGTGCAGTCAGTGATGCAAGCTTTGCACACGGAGAAGGTATCGACATTAAACACCACGCTTGATTaaagcgggttggcgattttaaactggTCCAGAGTCCAAGGTCCAGGTTTCCCCACTATGTTTTCTTTCACATGTGTCGgtggtatctaaataaattaaggTCTAACATAAAGTTTCGAACATGCACCTTCATGCTTGAGGAGCGCTACCATAACCTCTAATCCGCAATGATTAAGTTCATTGTGGTAATCAAAAATGCACACACGTAAACATTGATAGTTATCAGTTAGGATTACAATTAAAACCACATCATCAGCTATTTCTTTAACCAATCTTAGGTGTATTGACTATTGTATCCACATTGACGTATGTAGATTAACCccaaatcattaaaaaataccaTGCGTTCAAGAACAGGTATTTCTTCTGTAACCACGAATGTACTTACCAAATTAAAAAGTTCTCGGAGTTTATTCATCGCCTTTTGGATTCGCCGTCGGGTATTATCTTCAGACTCAGGAGCTATTAAATGGGATGCGATCTTAGCGAATTCTTCTAATTCTAGCAGAGTCATCGGGGTATTGTATGGGTTTGAGTGTTGACAGATCTCTTCCCACGTCTCTTGTTCTGTACGATGTTCTTGATGAAGTGCACGGTTGTCATTTTCTGGTAATTTCACCATTGTTGAGTACTAAACACGTTCAGGTACGTGAAGCAAATGAGCGATGGTCAACAGTAACAGCTCCTACCTGAGACGCGGCCGAGGGGTTTGCCAGTGGTCAGCGGTATGCAACAAACGCATTTAGTCTATTGTCTATTTAGtgattatttttacaacaaatgaCTTTCCTGGATATCTATTGTTCGCAGCCCTTTGCTGCACGTGGTGATTTTCGTATATTTAAAATGATAGTCATTTACAAAATTTTTGCTCAGTCTTGTTGTGGTCTTGAGTGAGTGGTGTTAACTGTTGTCTTGGACtgcattttgattaattatttaatgttgtttttgtggattagttaattaggtattaaataCTTGTTAATGAGTTGGTTTCCTTTATAAGGAGAGGTTCACAACCTAGTGTTAACAGTAGGTAACCATGGTTAACCTAAAGGAGTCTGACGACCAGCCTGTAGTGCGCAACTGGAGGTACAGCCACCGTCCGCGCGTCGTGCAGCAGGAACCCAAAACCCTTCTCGAGTTAGAACTATTGGTCCAAAAACAGATCCTGCTGATGAAAAAATACGGTGAAACAAATAGTAGTCATGAGAGCAAGGTTATGGATCTGCTCAGATGCCAATACAActtagtaagtatttttatatttcatttattaagaatgtcaaattgatatatttcaataaatgaaAATAGATATTCATAATTAGGTATGATTATATTTCATGTATTGAGACGTGAACTTATTCGTGATATTGGGtactaagaatttataaaaaaacaaaaaaatattcagttcaACTGGTTAATACGTTTGGCTCTGGGAATGCTTGGTAGTTGACCAACGAGGTGGTTGAATATACTAATACCTATATGTTTTACTTTTTCAGAACTTTATGATAATATGTGAGAAATGTGAAGGAACACACAAGAGCGACGAACTTGTTGCACCAGAGAGGTAAGCAGTGATAATGGtgttttttgttacatttaattcGAGTTTATTGTATGTTCAATCTTTAACTATGTGCCAtgagtattttaaaattgtaatgtaatccgcctttttgtaatttattgttatagatattaaatataaatgatattttaaatggtttttttatttaccacaTAACATGATAAAATACCACGCGAGGTAGATAAACTGAAGAACTGATGGCCGGTTATAAGACCGGAgtaataggaacggggtggttttaagtcaataagagtctgatactctctctcgcctatCATaaggcagaagtcattggaagattttacCCCCCAAAACCAAGGTAGATAAACACAGAGGACAATCACATCGAGGTGCTGCTACTAACAACATCACTCTTCACTAGGTATGTGACGACCGTAGGGTCGTCATATAC
Encoded proteins:
- the LOC118277494 gene encoding uncharacterized protein LOC118277494 — its product is MVKLPENDNRALHQEHRTEQETWEEICQHSNPYNTPMTLLELEEFAKIASHLIAPESEDNTRRRIQKAMNKLRELFNLEFKMFCEVCFTPHQQDELTAPER
- the LOC118278939 gene encoding uncharacterized protein LOC118278939; the protein is MVNLKESDDQPVVRNWRYSHRPRVVQQEPKTLLELELLVQKQILLMKKYGETNSSHESKVMDLLRCQYNLNFMIICEKCEGTHKSDELVAPER